In the genome of Nymphaea colorata isolate Beijing-Zhang1983 chromosome 9, ASM883128v2, whole genome shotgun sequence, one region contains:
- the LOC116260209 gene encoding probable protein phosphatase 2C 43, producing the protein MKNFYKNRFKRLVSNDEDKDDPSFWSKTLRPHPLGEFSIAVLQASETMEDHAQVETSRHGTFIGVYDGHVGDDASRFVVEHLFPTFVKFVKEGMSVGDAIRESFSSTDEEFLEMVGRTREAKPLMAATGSCCLVGIVLACGTVYVANAGNSRAVLGGFLDSHIPKDFVVEQLSEDHLASTSDSVKQSPVSPAQLGDPNIVELNTGARGFVQGTRAIGDAYLKKQEFSLPPEYPRFRRPEPLTRPLSTAEPSIRAHSLQPNDRFLIFASSGLWEHLSNQEAAEIVLRNPREGIARRLIRAAIKVAEKKSGVRYAIMKLLGEGGRLACHNDITVVVVYTDHEMIGRASVDTSITGASIRGFIDAETASDFSLLDEVELMK; encoded by the exons ATGAAAAATTTCTACAAGAACCGATTCAAGAGGTTGGTGAGCAACGACGAAGACAAAGACGACCCCTCATTCTGGTCGAAGACCCTTCGCCCGCACCCGCTTGGCGAGTTCTCTATCGCCGTCCTGCAGGCGAGCGAGACCATGGAGGACCATGCTCAGGTCGAGACCAGCAGGCACGGTACTTTCATTGGCGTCTACGACGGTCACGTTGGCGATGACGCCTCCCGATTCGTCGTTGAACATTTGTTTCCTACCTTTGTGA AATTTGTCAAGGAGGGAATGAGCGTGGGAGACGCCATTAGAGAGTCCTTTAGTTCAACGGACGAGGAGTTTCTGGAGATGGTGGGGAGAACGAGGGAAGCGAAGCCTCTTATGGCAGCAACCGGTTCCTGCTGCCTGGTGGGAATCGTTTTGGCCTGCGGCACCGTCTACGTTGCCAACGCAGGAAACTCGAGGGCGGTGCTCGGGGGCTTCCTTGATTCGCATATCCCGAAGGACTTCGTTGTCGAGCAACTGAGCGAGGATCACTTGGCCAGCACTAGCGACAGCGTGAAGCAGAGCCCCGTCTCCCCTGCACAGCTGGGAGATCCCAATATCGTCGAGCTGAACACCGGCGCCAGGGGCTTCGTTCAG gGAACCAGGGCCATTGGTGACGCATATCTGAAGAAGCAGGAATTTTCTCTTCCACCCGAATATCCACGTTTCCGACGTCCGGAGCCACTGACGAGACCTTTATCAACCGCAGAGCCTTCAATACGAGCGCACTCCCTTCAACCCAACGACAGGTTCTTGATATTTGCATCCAGTGGCCTGTGGGAACATCTCAGCAATCAAGAAGCTGCTGAAATTGTTCTTCGCAACCCTCGTGAG GGAATCGCAAGAAGGTTGATCAGAGCGGCTATTAAagtggcagaaaaaaaaagtggtgtGAGATACGCTATCATGAAGCTGCTCGGCGAGGGGGGGCGACTTGCATGCCATAACGACATCACTGTTGTGGTTGTTTACACAGACCATGAGATGATTGGCAGAGCTTCTGTTGATACCTCCATCACTGGGGCGTCCATTAGAGGGTTCATCGACGCTGAGACGGCATCAGACTTCTCATTGCTGGATGAAGTTGAACTGATGAAGTGA